Genomic window (Eubalaena glacialis isolate mEubGla1 chromosome X, mEubGla1.1.hap2.+ XY, whole genome shotgun sequence):
taggcaaccactgatttgcttCAGGTCTCCGTAAATACGCCTTTTAGTGGCATTTTAATAAAGGGAATGGTACAAAATGTAGGGGgttttttgtgcctggcttcttccgCTCAtcacaatgtttttcaggttcaGCTATGTTGTTGCATATAATAATtgcgaataatattccattgactagatatgccacattttatgtACTATGTGTGTATTGATGGTCGTTTGGTCTTTTGgacattatgaataatgctggtaTGAACATTTGAACGCCTATGTTTGTATGGgcacatgttttcatttatctttggcAGGTTTCTACgagtgaaattgctgagtcatatgttaAGAAATCGACGAGCTGGTTCTAAAGTAATTGGACCACTTTTACATCCTCACCACCAATGTATGAGGATCCCAGTTTCTCTGTTTGATGAGTTACTTCCGTTATAccatattttaatcatttaaacaccatttcttttagttctttgaacatatttataacagtGGCTTTGAAGTTTTTTGTGCTAAATCCAACATCTTAGCCAACTCAGAGTCGGCCTCTTTGGCTGCTTTTTTCCTGAATGCCGTTTCTCTGAATGTCTCATAGTTTTTTgtggaaaactggatattttcaACAGAAGTGTAGGAACTGTAGGTTGATTCCCTGGAGGCTGTTGTTGGCTGTGTTTTATTAGTTACTTAGTTAGTTAACAGACTTTCTAGATTCATTGAGTAAAGTCTGTTGTCCCTAAAGCATGTAGCCACTAATGTTTTCgctcaggttttaaaaaattctatgtttttaatttttaagcctGTCTCTTAGGGGTCACCCCTGTGTCAGCATATCTTTGTGAGCAGCCAATGACTGGTTAGAGGTTGTGCTTAAAAATCTTGAGACGtggacgcaagagggaggggatttgggattatatgtatacaaatagctgattcactttgttatacagcagaaactaacacaacattgtaaagcaattatactccaataaagatgtttaaaaaaaaaaatcttgagacgGTAAGTCTTCCACATCTTGCGGATGGATTTCTGTGTGGGTTGGAGGTTACATACAAAGTTCAGGCAGTTTACAAGTATGTCTCAGCTTCTACTTTCTACCAGGCCCTCTCATATGTCTCCTCCGTCACACGCAAAGCCTCACATTCGACCAGGAACTTAAGGAGAGCAAGGACTCTCTCTGCTCTCTCAGCATTCGGGCAGCTTTGAGCATGTACACGGCCTTCTAGACTGCCACAGACACGTGGGTGCTAAGCAAGGTCCCCCATGGTTGTCTCATTTTGTGGATTTTCCGGTTAAGTTGAAGGCTAGTCTGTCAGTCTAGCTAGGCAGGCTGTGACACTGTCCTTCCTCCATTCATTTGTCACCAAGATCGGCTCTGTTTCCTACAATTCCTAGGAGCACGGGGTTTTTTCTGCTGCACTGCAAACCAAGTCAGCCACCTCTGGCAGCAAAGTTGTTGCTTGTACAGCTTGTCCTACCATAATAGAGCAGCTGTGCTGATAGATGGAGGGGAGATAGGAGTAGCCCAGACTAAAAAGCGTCAAATTCCTACTGTTCTCACCTGAGGTTCAGTAGTTCTTCTTAAAGAAACAATTCTCAGTTTATTATATGCCCTTTGTCGATTTCCACGGTCCAGAGACGGGTGTCTTGTCAGTTTGGTCCCGGTCTATAATTGCTTTTAGGGAAGAATATTCGCCAACCTCCTTTGGCCATCACCCACTATAGCCTTTAATGCTTCTCTTTGCTGCCCTTCTTGCGCTGTCACATTTCAATCCTTACGAAGCAGCCAGATCATATTCCTTCCCTACTTACAACACAGCACTGGTTTTCCACAGcgctaaaaataaaatccaaactccttaatgTGGCCTGCCGGGTCCTGTATGATCTGGCCCCTGCTAGCCCCTCAAATCTCCTACCACTCCCCCACTGCTGCCCCCAGTCTGCCCACAACGCCTGAGCCCCAGTTCCCTTCTTTCTGTCCCAGCAACATACGTGCTCTCCCCTTCTCGGTGCGCTTGTACttgctgtccccccaccccctgaaaTGCACAATGACTGCCTTCTTCTCGTCACTTAGATCTCACCTCCTTGGAGAGGCCTTCCCGCTCCACCCAAGCTGAAACAACCCCTCCAATCCCAGAGCtccatttcattttgttcacCGCACTTACTGCAAGCAGTAATGACAGCGTTGGTGCTAGTTTATTGCCCGAGCCGAACCTTCCAGTGACaagctccgtgagggcagggTATTTGTATTCCCTGGCACCTAGAACTGtggctgacacatagtaggtgattGTTGggcatttttaatatataaattttaaaaatatatattggatacctttccatatttttatcatttttgtaaCGGCTGCATATTTTCCCACTGTGAAATGTACTACCGTTTGCTCCCTTGAACATCGTATTACTGTAACAACTCAGTGTCACATGAGTTATGGGAATGGAccttggaatcagacagacttgggttcaaaccctggaTTTACTACTTACTAACTACGGAATTTCATACCagttcttaatctctctgtgtctaACCCAGTTTCTTATCTGAAATAATAGTATCTGCCTCACAGAgttgtagtgaggattaaatgacaggaTGTAAGGGGCTCGGGATCGTGCCATGCTCCCAGGAAATGGAAGTCGAATTGCTCTATTTTGCTTTCGCCTGAAGTGGCAAAGTCCCTCCCTAGTGCTTTCCCCTCCCTGGCAATCCTTCGCAAGAAAGACATAACCCAGCCCAAAGAGACTAACTGAACCTCTCCCTTCTTTTTCATGTGACCCTCCCTTTGTATAGACTCTGATGGAATCTGGGAGCCCTGCACTCTGTCTGTGAGCAGCGGCACGTGCCCGGTGAAGAGGATGAGGCTAAGGATGCGCCCAAGCGCATTAGTTGAATAAACGGCAAAACGGAGACTGCAAAATACCTTCTGCTCCTCTTGCCAGAATTAGAGGACTGGGGAATTCCTGGGACCCCGggaaattgtgaaataaaatgagaGGAACTGGTTTGATTGAAATTTCCCCATGATAAAGTCAGCCACACTCCAGCCACCACTGTGACTTGTGCCCCTGGTGTTTGGAACCTTGTTCTTAAATCAGGAGAAAGGTGAAGCAGCAGCGGACTAGCTTACTTATCAGGAAGAAAAGCGGCATGTTCTCTGGACTCTGAAAATTTATGTTCTTGGCTTTTGCCCATAATCAAAAAGTATTGACAAGCTGACACCAAAACAGGAGATCAGTGTTGTAtaccttacaaaattaaacatcattACCTTATCTTGATGGCGTAACTAGAATTACGCAACCAATAAGGCTTTCTGCGATATCACCCCAATTCAGGAAGTTGTGGGGATCATTAGTGTTGCTTTCTTCTACATGAACACCCTTCTGTGAGCCTGGCCTTTCCTCCCATCAGCTGGCACAACTCTGTTGAACAACCTACACAAAGCACCACCATGTGGGCATGGCTACAAACCCTGGCAATCCTGCAGCAACCTGGACATTTTCCatccataaaataagaatttggACTTTGAACgagccatttctttttatgttttttctcttcctcttccaacGATGAATGTAGTAAGTCTCTAGCTAAAGGCATGTTGATTCTTTCGCAAGCCCCGCCCACCCATCTCTCTCGCTGATATTCTAAATATATGTCTTGTGTCCAGATGGGAGGAGGGATGAGAGGGATAGGgccaaagaaatatttatttgatttacattttatcTTGCAGTAAACTGACGCTGCTGGAAAATGAAATTTGATACCTCAGATTTTTCTTAAGCAGAatcttataaaaacagaaaaaagaagtctattttatatgtagtaataCTATTGACAGAAGGTTAACTCCAGATAACAAAAGTTGAATAAATTTGGCTTCCTGTCATGTAACGCAGATGTGGTAGGCTCTCCCCTTTTTGACATAAAAGGCATCCTTGCCAACCTAGTGCAGCACCAGGGGACTCGGTTTGATTGTCTCTTGCACCTGAGCACTTGTTTGTGATGTCTTCTCCTGCAGGTAACCAGTAGAGGCACCCCCTAATAATCCAACTGTCAGGGGGATGCCTTTCCAGCACCACCTTCTTCTGGGCAATATCAACCAAACTATACCATTTGCAGACCCATGACATCCCTTCCCTCCAACCTCAGCACAGCGCACACCAGATTACAAGGCGAGAATACAAAATTCTTTactgaagagggagagaaagagagagtaaaTGGAAGTCGTGgtcttttgtaacctaatcacAGAGACTCCAGTCACTTTTGCCATATACTGTTCATGAGAAGTGAgtcactgggaattccctggcagtccagtagttaggatgccaggctttcactgctgagggcacgggttcgatccctggtcggggaactaagatcccgcacgccacgtggtgcagccaaaaaaagaaaaaaaagaaaaaaaaaataatgtggggATCCATGGAGCCATTTTAGAGACTGTCTGCTACATGTGATACTCAGTGAAGGGGCTACTGAAAcccagggagagagggatgaTCTTTTCAATATATGGTGCTGGGTTAATTGCATATCCATATGGAAAATTAACCATGACCCTCGAattgtatacaaaaattaacttgagatAGATAGTAGACCTAAACgtaaaaaggcaaaacaataaaacttctaaaataaagTATCAGAAAATGCCTCCATGACCCTGGgttaggcaaaaatttcttagagCATAAAGAGTACTAACTATAGATGAAAAGATTGATAAAGTGGACTTCATTACAATTACAAACTTATTAATAAGTTTaattagaatataaaaaataatatattagctTAATTAGCACTAGCTACTGAGACAAACAATGCAACAacggtttatttctcactcacattaCAGTCGAATGTGGATTAATTCTCTTCCAGGCAGTGACTCAAGGACTCAGAGTGCTTCCATCTGGTGGCTTCAAGGTCACACTAGTGTTATCCAGACAGCAAGCAGGGGAAAGAGCTTGGAAAAGGCAAACTGGATACTCACCCATCTAGGTGCACAAGTGACACATGTCATTTCCACTCAAACTCCATAGACTAGAACTAGTCCATGGCCAATCCAGCTGCAAAGGGATGCTGAGAAGTGTAGGGTAGCTCGGGGCTGTCCATGAGTACTAACAGACTCTGCCAAGAAGAGGAAACGGAAAACAAACTACTGATCACTTTGGATACTGTTACTACTTtaagttgaaagaattttgaaatggacacagaaaaataaatgtgaaggaaaaaaatgaactactacctaaatgaaaacatttagacATTCAGGTCATCTCCTGCTCATCCTGATTTGTAAAGATCCTTTTTCTGCCATCCTGACCACTGAGACCACTCGAAGGATTTACATTGGACAGAGCAGAAAGGTACTGGCAAGAAAGAGATGAATAAATCCTGAAGATGAGAGGAAAGAACAAGACCAGAGTCAGCAGCACAGGCTAGGTTTGGGGAAGGTTTTGGAgaggttgagaaagaaaaatgagagagttTGGGGCATCTGCACTGAGGGTAAGCaattgagagagaaagacagggagGAAGAAGTTTTAGAAAGAACTTCATGAAGGTGTGACATACACTGAGATTGGAATGGGGACCTTTGGATCCTTCTGAGACAACATCTATAATGCTAATTACattgttttttacatctttttcttgATGTTCAGAATATTCTTTCTTTGACTGTGACTTTGTGTCCAGACTGGTCAATAGGTAGATGAGCTTCATAAAGGTTACGTAAATTTCTTGAGAAAATTCTGACAAACACTTGCATTAAGTGCCTACTTTCAAGAGGTGATAGCAAAGTAGATGTTGTGTGGAATGACTGCATCTGCCTCCTTGTGGCTATAAGAGCATTATGAACCACGAATGGGGTTCTTATGCCCAGGAACTTAGACCCCCACTGGATGTCCTCCCACTGATACCAGCAACTGATGTTTCAAATGGTAACTTTAACGTCAAAATGAGAACAGCCAGGGCACTTCTACTGGGAGGTTAATGAACAATGAGAAAGACGGATAGAAGCAAGTTGATGTGTAAGAAAGAGCAGTATCTTTGGAGTCAGGCAAGCCTGAATTTTCATCTGGGTTTATTAGTTAAGCTATATGACACTGGACCAAGTATTCAAGATTTCTGAGTGCCAATTTCCTCCTCGGTAAGATGGTAGGAAGGGCATTACCTCACAGTGTTAGGGCAGGGGTGTTAAAGATCATATGTATGAAGGACTCATCACGATGCTTGGTGAAGAGCAAGTGTTTAATATACATGAGAGCCCTTTGCCTTCCACCTCCACTTTCTGGATGCCAAAGTTGAGGGAACGAGATGAGTAAGGCTTTGCGTAAGAGATGGATGATAGGGAGAATGTTCCCGGGACAAGAACAGTATAAGGAAAGAACTGAAGGTGAGGAATGATCATGGCATTTGCTGAAAAGAGCAGAGACTTTGTGAAGGAAACTACAGAAGACAAGAGTTGCACAGGGCTTACCAGACTGCCAGGCCCTTCACGGACTGGCCCTATGACCTCCCCATCTTCACCTTATACCATACCCTCGTCTCTGAATTTCACCAAGAGCAGCCCTCTCTCAGTTCCTTGAATATTCTGTGCTTCTTCTTACACCTCTCTCCCACGGGGCCTCTGCCCATGCTGTtgcctctgtctggaatgcttcCCCCATCTCTGCGTCCTTTACTGTTCATTCCTATTCATCCTTTATATGTTAACTCAAATGTCAGGCAAGCCTTCCTTGAAAACCTCAACTAAGTCAGACCTGCTCTGAAAATAATCTGTAACTTTCCTTTCTATCACTAATCATGGTTTGGAATCATCTATTACTTTGGGTAATTCTTTATTTGATGTATACACCCCCCCTCAGTGGGCCATCATCGTATCCCTAACATCTAGGGCAGAGAAGGCCCTCCATAAATGCCttttcaatggatgaatgaatgagtacatgTCTTCTGATGGGATTAAAAGTCAATCTTGTCATTCAAAGGTCTCTCCAACAGGCTCTCTGGCGAAGCAATGACAGATTGGTCTGGACTACCCATAAATGTCCCAAATCTCCAGCCCGGAGGCAGTGCCCCATTGCAATCTTCTTTGCAGGCTGAGAGTTGATGGATAGCTCTCTAGGAATCCCTTTTGTATCACCTAGCTGTGTGCGCTACCTGTGAAACTGGTCTCAAAAACTGAAAGGTAATTTAGACTCACTCCCTAAATGCTATACCAAATGCTTTATATAAAGGAATCAAAACCTCTGCTTAAATGCTTGCTTTCTGAGCAAGGGCTCTCTCTGCTGACATAAGCCAATAAGAATGGCAATGTGGAGGTAAAGCCAGAAGCACCAACTTCAACTCTTTTGCTACTTTCCAACTTGTAAATGATTGGTTTGGAGTCTTATTCTGTGGATCCCACAGGGAAGGCCTAGAATCAGTTTACAGAATGACAGAAGGTTGTAATTCACATAAGAAACAATTTATCAGAACTGCTTCAAGATGAAATGTTtggctactgtatagcacagggaactacattcaatatcctgtgataaatcataatggaaaagaatatgaaagagattatatatatgtataactaatttctgccgtagagcagaaattaacacattgtaaatcaattatacttcaataaaataaaatttttgtaaaaaaagatTGAATGGTTGGGACTGGAAAGCAATGAGTTCTCTGTCACTGGAGGTATTCAAGAAAAGACTGAATAACCCCTTTACAAAATTACTGCATATCAGAtggggaggaaaaagagaagagccCTGAGATTCTTCCCAACACTGACACTGGGAGATTTTGAAATGGGTGTTCTTTGAGCTGTCTCTCTAGTCATGCAGAATGGGTTTACACTGAATCATCTCCTCTCTTCCCTGGATTCCCTTGACCCCAAGAGTCCTCTGGCCAGGATTGGGGTAGAGTCCGTGGCCAGGACACATAACGAAGTTAGTACTCTTACAGAGACTGAACCCATGATTTGGTTCTCATTAGCTTTGTCCTCTAACCCCCCCAACTTCACAGGCACATTTCTGATAGGCAGCAGCAAAAttaatgagagagacagagagagagagagtgagagagagagagagacagagacagagggagagggagagggagagggagagggagagggagggagggggagagcgcTTCACACCAGGCAAAGTGATGTAATCCAATGACATCTACTTCATCATGATAACTTTGTACTcctgtttaaaaatgaaattttcaggggtgataaaaattaaaatgctggTTTTGAAGTATTCTGAGTGAGAAATTTTCTATCAAAGCCAGAGGAAATGTTATGCAAAAGGATTTGCAGCTTCCACCATGAGAGACATAAATCTCACATATTAATAGATTTGACCTAGTTGCAATCATAGTCAGCTTCATTCTCATCTCGTCTCCCTCCCATGTTTATTCTGTATTTGGCTAGCTCACTCTGAAAGTCCACGGGATATCCGTGGATATGCAAAAAGAATGAGAAGTAGGCAGTTAGCATGataataaacagaaatgaaaataaactgtGCTCGAAGATCTTTCAGTGTTGCTAACGACTTTAAATTATTAGGGCTTGCAAATTATTAGTCTTTATTACTCTTGCTGTCTCCAATTTAAGATCATACATTAGATTATCTCATTACATAGTTAGACCTTCAATTATGCTTGACGATGGCAAATACGAAAAGGCGTTCACTGGGCTACCTGTTGAATTTCCTATCACCCTCCCCTCAACT
Coding sequences:
- the LOC133082337 gene encoding small ribosomal subunit protein eS27-like, translated to MPLARDLLHSSLEEEEKKHKKKWLVQSPNSYFMDGKCPGCCRIARVCSHAHMVVLCVGCSTELCQLMGGKARLTEGCSCRRKQH